A genomic segment from Defluviitalea raffinosedens encodes:
- a CDS encoding U32 family peptidase: MNNRNIELLAPVGNKESLIAAVNNGCDAVYLGGKAFSARQYAGNFSVEEMEEVLDYCHLRNVKVYVTVNTLYKEKELESLFDFLNQLYRLGADAFIVQDLGTAVKIKEYFPDIDIHGSTQMTIHDLNGVKFLEELGFKRVVLSREMSLEEIAYIAKNTSMEIEVFVHGALCFSYSGQCLMSSVIGGRSGNRGRCAQPCRLPYNLADAKNKHIASGYLLSPKDIQTLEYIPQLIESGVTSFKIEGRMKRPEYNASVVNTYRKYIDQYFLNQKDYSVDYNDIKNLAQVFNRGGFSKGYLGQHSGRDMMSFESPKHWGIYAGKVVQYNSSTKKCVIDTVEPLEPGDGIEIWRKGKENTGVAISKSSKGGERITVFIKDPVQKGDLVYKTKDKPLLDALKKTYEKDVRKSTVFGHIKFKKYIPILLQLWDDRNNFIEVEGSIVQEAQNQALTEERLKSQISKTGNTPFNIESLTVDMDEDGYLPIGELNALRRKAVEKLEKSIINNTRRSFVNIKNVDGVLNQEGTPDIKEKSLSILLRDIDQLEAAFHPKVKRIYLEMNQYSIEKFQKAAEACHENNIEFFAALPRIDVNYKKEKLWYNLENTLIDGYLIRTYGQAYKLKNTCKKRIADYTFNFFNPLTSQFWMTYGMEGVTLSPELNYEELKNFRGDGIEIIGYGYLPLMITQQCIIGNTVGEKSLQGFCKNRNDQKSYKLIDRKGEAFPIIQDCSSCLAVIYNGKPILLLNELDKLVSLPVDYIRLDFVFESVQDIKTIIESYGNCNKGLFPKIKGQEYTKGHFFRGVE; this comes from the coding sequence ATGAATAACAGAAATATTGAACTCCTTGCTCCTGTTGGAAATAAGGAAAGTCTTATAGCTGCTGTAAATAATGGCTGTGATGCAGTATATTTAGGAGGTAAAGCATTTAGCGCAAGGCAATATGCTGGAAACTTCTCTGTAGAAGAAATGGAAGAAGTTCTTGATTATTGTCATTTAAGGAATGTAAAAGTATATGTAACAGTGAATACTTTATATAAAGAAAAAGAATTGGAAAGTCTATTTGATTTTTTAAATCAGTTGTATCGTTTAGGTGCGGATGCGTTTATTGTTCAGGACCTTGGAACCGCTGTAAAGATTAAAGAGTACTTTCCTGATATCGATATTCATGGCAGCACTCAGATGACGATTCATGATTTAAACGGTGTTAAATTTTTAGAAGAATTAGGATTCAAAAGAGTTGTATTAAGCAGAGAAATGTCTCTTGAAGAAATTGCCTATATTGCAAAAAATACATCTATGGAAATAGAAGTTTTTGTCCATGGAGCTTTGTGTTTTAGCTATTCCGGTCAGTGTTTGATGAGCAGTGTGATCGGAGGAAGAAGCGGAAACAGAGGCCGATGTGCACAACCCTGCAGGCTTCCCTATAATCTGGCAGATGCAAAGAATAAACATATTGCTTCTGGATATCTTCTTAGCCCTAAGGATATTCAGACTCTGGAATATATTCCTCAATTGATAGAGAGTGGGGTAACATCTTTTAAAATAGAAGGAAGAATGAAGAGACCGGAATATAATGCTTCTGTAGTAAATACTTACAGAAAATATATTGATCAATATTTTTTAAACCAAAAAGACTATTCGGTAGATTATAATGATATTAAAAATCTTGCCCAAGTTTTTAATAGAGGAGGCTTTTCAAAAGGATATCTTGGTCAACATAGCGGCAGAGATATGATGAGCTTTGAAAGCCCGAAACACTGGGGAATCTACGCAGGGAAAGTGGTTCAATACAATTCTTCTACGAAGAAATGTGTCATTGATACAGTGGAACCTTTAGAACCAGGTGATGGCATTGAGATATGGCGAAAAGGAAAGGAAAACACAGGAGTTGCCATTTCTAAATCGAGCAAAGGGGGAGAGCGAATTACTGTATTTATAAAAGATCCCGTTCAGAAAGGTGATCTGGTATATAAGACAAAAGATAAACCTCTTTTGGACGCACTTAAAAAGACTTATGAGAAAGATGTACGAAAAAGTACGGTTTTTGGGCATATTAAATTTAAAAAATATATCCCAATCCTTCTTCAACTTTGGGATGATAGAAATAACTTTATTGAGGTAGAAGGAAGCATCGTTCAGGAAGCACAAAATCAGGCATTAACTGAAGAAAGGCTAAAATCCCAGATCTCAAAAACAGGAAATACCCCCTTTAACATAGAATCATTAACAGTTGATATGGATGAAGATGGGTATTTACCTATAGGTGAATTAAATGCTCTTAGAAGAAAAGCTGTAGAAAAATTAGAGAAAAGTATTATAAACAATACAAGACGAAGTTTCGTAAATATTAAAAATGTGGATGGTGTCTTGAATCAAGAAGGAACTCCTGATATAAAAGAAAAAAGTCTTTCAATATTATTAAGAGACATTGATCAGCTTGAAGCTGCTTTTCATCCAAAAGTTAAGAGAATTTATCTTGAAATGAATCAATATTCAATCGAAAAATTTCAAAAAGCAGCAGAAGCTTGCCATGAAAATAATATTGAGTTTTTTGCAGCATTACCACGAATAGATGTAAATTATAAAAAGGAAAAACTATGGTATAATTTAGAAAATACATTGATAGATGGTTATTTAATCAGAACCTATGGACAAGCCTATAAACTTAAGAATACTTGTAAAAAAAGAATAGCGGATTATACTTTTAATTTTTTTAATCCATTAACTTCTCAATTCTGGATGACATATGGTATGGAAGGAGTCACTCTTTCTCCTGAATTAAACTATGAGGAATTGAAAAACTTTAGGGGAGATGGAATAGAAATTATTGGATATGGTTATCTGCCATTGATGATAACTCAGCAATGCATTATAGGGAATACCGTGGGTGAAAAATCTCTTCAAGGATTTTGCAAAAACAGGAACGATCAGAAATCATATAAGCTCATCGATCGTAAAGGAGAGGCTTTTCCAATTATTCAGGACTGCTCTTCCTGCCTGGCTGTGATTTATAACGGGAAGCCTATTCTGCTTTTAAATGAATTAGACAAATTAGTATCTCTCCCTGTAGATTATATAAGATTGGATTTTGTATTTGAATCAGTCCAAGATATAAAAACCATTATAGAAAGCTATGGCAATTGCAATAAGGGATTGTTTCCCAAAATAAAAGGCCAGGAATATACGAAAGGACATTTTTTTAGGGGAGTAGAGTAG
- a CDS encoding FtsW/RodA/SpoVE family cell cycle protein, whose product MLKESIVEICILISKYIFLFIIFMFIWSGYKAVLFERKKDIEAYTSKIFMQRGLIILLHILGFIILMINSKDMAELWQIAKIGSVGLIFIIVSMISTFIIYKKSDAILWNCMLFLMDVGLIMLQRLEPATAQGQIIRYLIGMIVMLFIPFIFKVIPKFEKFEILYLVCGWILLVSPFLLGKKQFGARNWINIGGFSFQPSEIVKFLFIFYLACSLRKYRTVKDVILPTVMSGGYILVLVLQRDLGGALIYFLTFLILIYLSTSSYLFFFGGLGGASIASVIAYKLFSHVRVRVEAWLNPWKEIDTKGYQITQSLFGIGTWGWMGSGLTRGYSKYIPVVTTDLIFSAICEEFGNLFSIGIILIFLLIILRGIMIALRCNRVFYSLLAAGATNLIAIQTFLIIGGVIKFIPLTGVTLPFISYGGSSVVASILIIGILQWIQSFYEMKEEVEG is encoded by the coding sequence ATGCTGAAAGAATCAATTGTTGAAATTTGCATATTGATTTCTAAATATATATTTCTATTCATTATTTTTATGTTTATATGGTCAGGATATAAGGCTGTACTTTTTGAGCGAAAAAAAGATATAGAAGCATATACAAGTAAAATATTTATGCAGCGAGGGCTTATCATATTACTTCATATCTTGGGTTTTATAATATTAATGATTAATTCCAAAGATATGGCAGAACTTTGGCAAATCGCGAAGATCGGCAGTGTAGGTCTTATATTTATTATAGTCAGCATGATTTCAACCTTTATTATTTATAAAAAGTCAGATGCAATACTTTGGAACTGTATGCTTTTTTTAATGGATGTAGGATTGATCATGCTGCAAAGATTGGAACCTGCAACAGCACAAGGACAAATAATCAGGTATCTCATTGGTATGATTGTGATGCTTTTTATCCCATTTATTTTCAAGGTAATTCCAAAATTTGAGAAATTTGAAATTTTATATTTGGTATGTGGATGGATTTTACTAGTGTCTCCTTTTTTACTTGGTAAAAAACAATTTGGAGCCAGAAACTGGATTAATATAGGAGGTTTTAGCTTCCAGCCTTCTGAAATTGTAAAGTTTTTGTTTATATTCTACTTGGCCTGTTCCCTTAGAAAGTATCGTACAGTAAAAGATGTGATTTTACCGACTGTCATGAGTGGAGGCTATATTCTTGTCTTAGTACTTCAAAGAGATTTAGGAGGTGCATTAATATATTTTCTTACGTTTTTAATACTAATCTATCTTAGCACTTCCAGTTATCTATTTTTCTTTGGAGGCCTTGGAGGAGCGTCTATAGCTTCTGTGATCGCTTATAAATTATTTAGTCATGTCAGAGTCCGAGTGGAAGCATGGTTAAATCCTTGGAAAGAAATTGACACAAAAGGATATCAAATTACTCAATCTTTATTCGGAATAGGAACATGGGGCTGGATGGGCAGTGGATTGACAAGAGGCTATTCTAAATATATACCAGTGGTAACAACGGATTTGATTTTTTCTGCGATATGTGAAGAATTTGGAAATTTATTTAGCATTGGAATCATTCTCATATTCTTACTGATTATACTCCGCGGAATTATGATTGCACTTAGATGCAATCGGGTATTTTATTCTCTTCTTGCAGCTGGAGCAACCAATTTAATAGCGATCCAAACTTTTTTAATTATTGGAGGAGTCATTAAATTTATACCTTTAACAGGTGTTACACTTCCTTTCATAAGTTATGGAGGTAGTTCGGTTGTTGCCAGTATTTTAATCATAGGGATTCTTCAATGGATTCAGAGCTTCTATGAAATGAAAGAAGAAGTGGAGGGATAA
- a CDS encoding peptidoglycan D,D-transpeptidase FtsI family protein gives MNQLRKDIKKIFWLYVAMFSSLIIYLAKFLIFDSSSVIINAYNPRLSALEENIIRGEIRDSKGTVLARTKKNGDAWIREYPKGRDFAHVVGYVQKGKTGIEAYSNFQLLEVSNKMMQTVNRIFSGNNLQGNHVILTMDADLQHTARKLLNGKKGAIVVMEPSTGKILAMVSYPDFDPNELNNTWEQLNKDEENSPLINRAAQGLYPPGSIFKIITSAAVLEKNADWKDFNYNCTGEDIFDSNVIRCYNSKAHGEVDLESAFYLSCNTGFATLGIEAGGELLGKVADRLLFNRNLPYVLEYSKSQFRITKDSKINEIVETAIGQGKTLVSPLHMAMITSAIANGGILMQPYIIDHIETNYGRIKDKRIPQSYGILFEPEIASQLSKMMTEVVEKGTGTQAQISNVSVSGKTGTAQNASGEDHAWFVGFAPAEKPKAVVSVIIENGGSGGQVAGPIARKLLQKVLNE, from the coding sequence TTGAATCAGCTTAGAAAAGATATAAAAAAAATCTTTTGGCTCTATGTAGCTATGTTTTCATCTTTAATCATATACTTGGCCAAATTTTTAATATTTGACAGTTCTTCAGTCATTATTAATGCTTATAATCCCAGATTAAGCGCTCTGGAAGAAAATATAATCAGAGGGGAAATCAGAGACAGTAAAGGAACTGTATTAGCAAGGACAAAAAAGAATGGAGATGCCTGGATTAGGGAATATCCAAAAGGAAGAGACTTTGCCCATGTAGTTGGGTATGTTCAGAAAGGAAAGACGGGAATTGAGGCTTATAGTAATTTTCAACTGCTGGAAGTAAGCAATAAAATGATGCAAACTGTTAATCGGATATTTTCTGGAAATAATCTTCAAGGAAATCACGTGATATTAACGATGGATGCTGATCTTCAGCATACAGCCAGGAAGCTTCTGAATGGGAAAAAAGGGGCAATTGTTGTAATGGAACCCTCCACTGGTAAGATTCTGGCCATGGTTTCTTATCCGGATTTTGATCCTAATGAATTGAATAATACTTGGGAGCAATTAAATAAAGATGAGGAAAATAGCCCTCTGATCAATCGAGCAGCTCAGGGGCTTTATCCTCCAGGTTCAATATTTAAAATTATTACAAGTGCTGCTGTATTGGAAAAGAATGCAGATTGGAAGGATTTTAATTATAATTGCACAGGGGAAGATATTTTCGATAGCAATGTTATTCGCTGTTACAATTCTAAAGCCCATGGAGAAGTTGATTTAGAAAGTGCTTTTTATCTTTCGTGCAATACAGGTTTTGCAACTCTGGGTATTGAGGCAGGAGGAGAACTGTTAGGGAAAGTAGCGGATCGACTCCTCTTTAACCGAAATTTACCTTATGTGCTTGAATATTCAAAAAGTCAATTTCGCATCACAAAGGATTCAAAAATTAATGAAATTGTAGAGACAGCCATCGGCCAAGGAAAAACCTTAGTTTCTCCTTTACATATGGCAATGATTACTTCTGCAATTGCTAATGGTGGAATTTTAATGCAGCCGTATATTATTGATCATATAGAAACAAACTATGGGAGAATAAAAGATAAGAGAATACCGCAAAGTTATGGTATATTATTTGAACCTGAAATTGCCAGTCAACTTTCAAAGATGATGACAGAAGTGGTGGAGAAAGGGACAGGAACACAGGCTCAAATATCCAATGTATCAGTGAGCGGTAAAACAGGAACGGCACAAAATGCTTCAGGAGAAGATCATGCATGGTTTGTTGGCTTTGCTCCTGCGGAAAAACCAAAAGCAGTTGTATCTGTAATCATTGAAAATGGAGGTTCAGGCGGGCAAGTAGCAGGGCCAATCGCCCGTAAACTGCTCCAAAAAGTTTTAAACGAATAA
- a CDS encoding PrsW family glutamic-type intramembrane protease, with the protein MAALLQVALAPVLTGAIYIYIRDKYEKEPIKLLALGLLFGLIIAAPIMGAEMFLSSFTPVRGETEEALYTAFIVAAGTEEFFKFIVLYFLVWRNRNFNEPIDGIVYSTFISLGFSGIENILYVFNPYLGGYQTGLARAVFSVPGHALFGVTMGYYYAIAKFESNQKKTMLLKTYLVPWIFHGIYDFILLAKIPMLMLLFVPFVLYLWVQGMRKIKIHVQSSPFKPRE; encoded by the coding sequence GTGGCAGCTTTGTTGCAAGTAGCTTTGGCTCCCGTATTAACAGGCGCTATATATATTTATATAAGAGATAAGTATGAGAAGGAACCTATTAAATTATTAGCTTTGGGCTTGCTTTTTGGATTAATCATAGCTGCTCCTATTATGGGGGCTGAAATGTTTTTATCTTCCTTTACGCCTGTCAGAGGAGAAACTGAAGAAGCACTATATACAGCTTTTATTGTTGCTGCTGGTACTGAGGAATTTTTTAAATTTATTGTTTTATATTTTTTAGTATGGAGAAATAGAAATTTTAATGAACCTATTGACGGAATTGTATATTCAACTTTTATTTCTTTAGGTTTTTCAGGAATTGAAAATATTTTATACGTTTTTAATCCTTATTTAGGAGGATACCAAACAGGGTTGGCCAGGGCAGTATTTTCGGTACCTGGTCATGCATTATTTGGTGTAACGATGGGATATTACTATGCAATAGCAAAGTTTGAATCGAATCAGAAAAAAACGATGCTTTTAAAAACTTATTTAGTACCATGGATTTTCCATGGTATATATGATTTTATTCTTCTTGCGAAAATTCCAATGCTTATGCTCTTATTTGTTCCGTTTGTTCTGTATTTATGGGTACAAGGCATGAGAAAGATCAAAATTCATGTGCAAAGCTCGCCTTTCAAACCCAGGGAATAG
- a CDS encoding NUDIX hydrolase: MIEAISCGGVVIHRGKILLLYKNYKHKYVGWVLPKGTVEPGELHRETALREVEEETSVSAKIVKYIGHSQYTFQGRDDIVNKTVHWYLMRANSFYCKPQREEHFVDAGYYKFHEAYHLLKFNDERQIMKKAYYAYIELRKNKQWIRPSKAKNDFY; encoded by the coding sequence ATGATAGAAGCCATAAGCTGTGGAGGTGTTGTAATTCATAGAGGTAAAATTCTATTATTGTATAAAAATTATAAACATAAATATGTCGGCTGGGTTCTTCCGAAAGGAACGGTTGAACCAGGTGAACTGCACAGAGAAACGGCATTAAGAGAAGTAGAAGAAGAAACCTCTGTTTCTGCAAAAATTGTAAAATACATTGGACATAGTCAGTATACATTTCAGGGACGAGATGATATTGTTAACAAGACGGTCCATTGGTATTTGATGAGAGCAAACAGTTTTTACTGTAAACCACAAAGAGAAGAGCACTTTGTAGATGCAGGATACTATAAGTTTCATGAAGCGTATCATTTATTAAAGTTCAATGATGAACGCCAAATTATGAAAAAAGCTTATTATGCATATATAGAGCTTAGAAAGAATAAACAATGGATTAGACCCTCTAAAGCAAAAAATGATTTCTATTAA
- a CDS encoding RNA polymerase sigma factor, whose translation MENKDEKRLVNKAKNGNIAAFEELITAHEVKIYNIAYRMFHNEEDAKDLSQEIFIKVFENIGKFKGNSSFSTWLYRIATNTCIDELRRRKGKETYSIDAEVETDEGNMKREYSDLKPNPEEMAINKEVSIQIQNAMDHLSEEHKTAIILRDLQGLEYNEISEILECSLGTVKSRISRARRQLIELLVKQEPFEYKHRLKNRKEGSK comes from the coding sequence GTGGAGAACAAGGATGAAAAAAGACTTGTGAATAAGGCTAAAAATGGGAATATTGCTGCTTTTGAAGAATTAATTACAGCCCATGAAGTTAAAATATATAATATTGCATACAGGATGTTTCACAATGAAGAAGACGCCAAGGACTTATCTCAGGAAATATTTATAAAAGTGTTTGAGAACATTGGGAAATTCAAAGGCAATTCAAGTTTTTCCACATGGTTGTATCGTATTGCAACCAATACATGTATTGATGAATTAAGGCGGCGTAAAGGGAAAGAAACTTATTCCATCGATGCAGAAGTGGAAACAGATGAAGGAAATATGAAACGTGAGTACTCTGATCTAAAACCTAATCCTGAAGAAATGGCAATCAATAAAGAAGTAAGTATACAGATTCAAAACGCTATGGACCATTTGTCAGAAGAACATAAAACAGCAATCATTTTAAGAGATTTACAGGGACTTGAATATAATGAGATTTCTGAAATACTGGAATGCTCTCTTGGAACGGTTAAATCGAGAATTTCAAGAGCAAGAAGGCAATTAATAGAATTACTTGTAAAGCAGGAACCATTTGAATATAAACATCGTCTAAAAAACAGAAAGGAGGGGAGCAAATGA
- a CDS encoding DUF4349 domain-containing protein, producing MSCEQFREAMSPYIDGLLEDDKKVLFEDHLKSCPDCNEEFEQFKVIMNEIHHLPQMELPDYYHQELLLKLYQKSEEKKQHRKGFSQNWKVFSTLAAGFIVLMFVLGNLVNMGMDSKDFATQSAMPNAGSAEIYNTEVSEEPEAKSLALTEESALVNEVARNRDEFLSKENSQSLMMAEKNTIDQRKIIYESFMSIEVDEFDDTIDRIKEMTNQSGGYVENSSSYIYYSEPERDIYLKQGTIKIRIPVEQYGQIQGQISNLGHLIHQEETSTNVTEEYIETESRIRMLEVEQERLFDIMKQAEKVEDLIKLEEHLNEVRTDLEIYKSKIKNWDQLVSFSTFTIEIREVREVEHIKSPDPNFKTKIQSSFIRSLNDLREGFERLAVALAYGIIPFILFICFLGILFLLGRPLLKKILIKVKNWREK from the coding sequence ATGAGTTGTGAACAATTTAGAGAAGCAATGTCTCCTTATATAGATGGACTATTGGAAGATGATAAAAAAGTGTTGTTTGAAGATCATTTAAAATCTTGTCCAGACTGTAATGAGGAATTTGAACAGTTTAAAGTTATAATGAACGAGATTCATCATCTGCCGCAAATGGAGTTACCAGATTATTATCATCAAGAATTATTATTAAAGCTCTATCAAAAGAGTGAAGAAAAAAAGCAGCATAGAAAAGGATTTTCTCAAAATTGGAAAGTATTTTCAACCTTAGCAGCAGGATTTATAGTATTAATGTTTGTTCTTGGAAATCTTGTGAATATGGGAATGGATTCAAAGGATTTTGCTACACAGTCAGCAATGCCCAACGCTGGTAGTGCAGAAATATATAATACAGAAGTATCTGAGGAACCAGAAGCTAAATCATTGGCATTAACCGAAGAATCTGCATTGGTAAATGAAGTCGCCAGAAATAGAGATGAATTTCTTTCTAAAGAAAATAGTCAAAGTCTTATGATGGCAGAGAAAAATACTATTGATCAAAGAAAAATAATTTACGAATCTTTTATGTCCATAGAAGTGGATGAATTTGATGATACAATTGATCGAATTAAAGAAATGACCAATCAAAGTGGTGGATATGTTGAGAATTCTTCCAGCTATATTTACTATTCTGAACCTGAACGGGATATTTATTTGAAACAGGGGACCATAAAAATTCGTATTCCAGTAGAGCAATATGGTCAGATACAAGGGCAAATCAGTAACTTGGGCCATTTGATTCATCAAGAAGAAACAAGCACGAATGTTACAGAAGAGTATATTGAAACAGAGAGCCGAATTCGTATGCTGGAAGTCGAACAGGAAAGACTTTTTGATATTATGAAGCAGGCTGAAAAAGTAGAAGATTTAATTAAACTAGAGGAACATCTTAATGAAGTACGAACAGATTTGGAAATTTATAAAAGTAAAATAAAGAATTGGGATCAACTTGTTTCTTTCTCCACTTTTACAATAGAAATACGAGAAGTAAGAGAAGTAGAACATATAAAAAGTCCTGATCCGAACTTTAAGACAAAGATTCAATCCAGCTTTATAAGATCATTAAATGATTTACGAGAAGGATTTGAAAGATTAGCTGTGGCTTTGGCTTATGGGATCATACCATTTATCCTTTTTATATGTTTTTTAGGTATTCTGTTTTTGCTCGGACGACCTTTATTGAAAAAAATACTAATTAAAGTAAAAAACTGGAGGGAAAAATAA
- a CDS encoding SIMPL domain-containing protein: MKKFTKILSTTLIVAGLLTIGFTGRELFKAEPVMADSVKVNTITAMGEGIVKVKPDIAYITMGVRTENKDAKVAQTSNAEKMDQVIAALKKMGIEEKDIQTSNYSVYPQYDYEAKGGEKIVGYTVENTVRITVRDILKVGDVLDIGVEQGANVSNGIQFSVADTEKYYQEALKQAVKNARGKAEAMGEAIGVTLKNPSSIVEQSSGGGNIIYADRAAVKESLQMASTPISTGELDITAIVEVSFQY, translated from the coding sequence ATGAAAAAATTTACTAAAATTTTATCTACCACACTTATTGTTGCAGGATTATTGACCATAGGGTTTACAGGAAGAGAGTTATTTAAAGCAGAACCCGTAATGGCTGATTCTGTTAAAGTAAATACCATTACAGCAATGGGGGAAGGTATTGTTAAGGTTAAACCAGATATCGCATATATTACAATGGGAGTTCGTACAGAAAATAAAGATGCTAAAGTGGCTCAAACAAGTAATGCTGAAAAGATGGATCAAGTAATTGCCGCTTTAAAAAAGATGGGTATTGAGGAAAAAGATATTCAAACTTCAAACTACTCGGTTTATCCTCAATATGATTATGAAGCCAAAGGTGGCGAAAAGATTGTTGGATACACTGTTGAAAACACTGTTAGAATTACAGTGAGAGATATATTGAAGGTAGGAGATGTTTTAGATATTGGTGTAGAACAAGGAGCAAATGTATCCAATGGAATACAATTCAGCGTTGCTGATACGGAAAAATATTATCAGGAAGCATTAAAACAAGCAGTTAAAAATGCCAGGGGAAAAGCAGAAGCCATGGGAGAAGCCATTGGCGTAACTCTTAAAAATCCCAGCTCTATAGTGGAACAAAGCAGTGGTGGCGGTAATATTATATATGCAGATCGAGCAGCCGTGAAAGAATCTCTGCAGATGGCATCTACACCGATTTCCACAGGAGAATTGGATATTACCGCAATCGTAGAAGTAAGTTTTCAATACTAA